The Lepisosteus oculatus isolate fLepOcu1 chromosome 28, fLepOcu1.hap2, whole genome shotgun sequence genome includes the window AAAGGGGTTGAGTTTTTAGCCACGGCCTAACTTAAACAGTCAACACTGAGAGCTCGGCAAAAGGGGGAATGGGTGTTTCAAACTCTGTAACAGTGGTGTTTAGCAACAAATAAGGCCAGATATTTGAAACCGGTGACGTTGTGCTGTCACTGCCGGAGCgcagcacaaacacaacagacgcGCATCGCCGCCGCGTCCGATCGAGGCTCGGAAATCCACGGTGCCGGTACCGGTTCCAGCGGTACCAGTGAGCCCTGACCTGCAGCTGTGAGAGCAGTTCGCCACAAACGGCACCAAACCGAGCGGCGCCGCCCCCCTCCTGGGGCGCAGCACGGTACCCCCTCACCTGACATACACCCCTGGGCGTCTGGAGTCACCCCACACACTTGCAAATACTGTGAATGTGCCCCCTGTAAACACTGCCACACGCAGACCAAGATGCGAGGGGGCCCGAAAATCATCCTCATCTTTTAACTTGGATTGGGTGCCCTGACACGTTCAGTAAGAAACCTCTCCTTCTCGCCGGACGGTCAGAGTGGACAGCCGCCTGCAGCCACCCCCGGCCAGCGGGCCCCTTGGTCACCCGGGGCGGGGGGAAACGTCGATTTACGGCTACAACCGAGGAACCGCCTGCATGTTTTTCTTAAGGGAAATAATTCTGCCAGCCTCGGCGTCTGGGAGACCCGCAGACCTGCGCGGGGGGCTACTGGCCGGACTGGGGGCGCGGGGTCCCCCGCAGACACGGGGGGCACTCGGAGGGCTTCGCTCTCCGTCGTGTTTTCACGCCACCCCGCTATCGCCGTGAAAACCGGACGGCTTCAGCCGGTTTAGCACACTTGGCGCAGAGCTGTGCGTCGGAATGGGCCCCCCCGACACGCACCCGCAGGAGCGACCGCCCGGAACACAGGACCGCTAGCAAGAGCCCGGGGAGGAACAGCACCCCGGGAACGGCGATACGGCACATTCTTAAATGAAACTACGACGTTACAGCCCCGCCTTGCCTTTAGGTACACTCGTTTATTTCACATGCGTTTACGGTACAGCTTCACAGCTGGGCTTTCCTTGCGCACTCCTTTCAGCGGAATGAAGAGAGCGCCGTCAGCATATCCATCCGCTCTGGAAATCAGGGGCTTGGCAGGGCCACCCTCACAGCGTTTGAAACAACGTAGACATGTTGAACGATTTAATGTACAAGCGCAGGCAAAAGTCATCGTAAGATTTAATGCAGATTTATATCTATATGTTACAGGACTGAGTGGGGAACTAGTTTCTGGATGAGGGAGCGTTCATCTCTTCAACTGAGGTGATCAGTTCTGGTTAGGATATTCATAGTACTATTTCTTTAACATctagaaacataaacataaacggTCAGTTAATTAAAACTGTTCTCAGCTGTATCTGATGTTGTCATTGTGTCTCTGTAGCGCTTCTTCAAATAATGATTTCAACAGTTTGTACGGAGTCTCCCCCTAACATTTGGAAGTGGTAGTTCCCAGAAGGCTGGCCCCGTTGACGTTAACTGATTGGAAGAAGGAGTTTTAAATTGACAGCTCAGCAGACGAATCGAGAACCAGTTGAAGCTTAGCAACAGCGCACGAGTCATTCTGTCCAATGGCCGCGCGCAAGGACCGGGTCGAATCTCGTCTCGGGCCTCGCACGGTGATTGGTCGACAGCTGGGGCATGTAGCTGGGGGTTGTGGGATAGGTAGTTTTTTAGGCTCCCCTGGCCGTGCTCGGAATAGGGCGTTCGGACTACAAGTTCCAGAACGTCGCTCCGCCCGTAAGTTTCTGGCATGCGCAGAGCGCGCGGCGGTGTTTGTATATAAACAGGGGCTGCTGCTCTCCGCCAGCAGTTGGGAGAGAGATGTGGAGGCGGTAGAGTGAGGCTTAGGAGGCGCGGAAGAGGGTCACGGGTGCTGAAAGAGTTAACTGAGGCACTGGAGAGCTGAGCAACTAGCGGCGCGTCAGGAGTAACAAGTGAGAAGTCTGAAGACAACTTTCTGCTTCGTCCAGGCTCGACGCTTCCTAGATAGAGACCGGATGTTGTTGAATTCAGGAAAGAGGAGCGACTTTTGATCAAGCCCGAGATCTCGCTCGCGTTGACTGGGGGGAGAGTCGGGGCTCGGATTTGCGCAGCGGAGCGGACGAGCCGCCCACCTGCTGCCAGGATGTCGGAACCTGCCGACCCGGACAGCCAGCGGGGCCCGCAGTCCCCCGGGGCCCCGGCAGGGGGCAGCCCTGAGCCTCCGGGGCAGCTGGCGGCCTGCGAGGGCGGCGGCGCGCAGGCGGGCGCTAGGGGGCGCTGCGGAGCCGGGGGGCCGGCCCAGAACGGCGCTGCCGAGGAGCCGGGTCAGGCCCGGGGCAGCCCGGAGGCGTGTCCCGGGGAGGGCGGGCCGGCGGCGCAGGGccggggcgggggcgggggcgcCCTGGACCCCGGCTGCCCCGGCGGGGGGCTGCCCGCCATCCCGGAGGCGCGCCTGGGCAAGAAGAAGCACCGGCGGCGGCCCTCCAAGAAGAAGCGGCGCTGGAAGCCCTACTTCAAGCTGTCCTGggaggagaagaaggagctgGACGAGCGGGAGACGGCCCGGGCCTCCCGGGTCCGCGCCGAGATGTTCGCCAAGGGCCTGCCGGTGGCGCCCTACAACACCACGCAGTTCCTCATGGACGAGCACGACCTGGGCGAGCCCGACCTCAACACCGAGCTGTGCGGGCGGCGGCTGGGCGCGGCGGGCCGCCCGGAGGACACGGCCAGCGAGGAGGACTTCCCGGAGCcggaggacgaggaggagggcagcggcggcggcagcgACGGCATGGGGCGGCCCGGGGACGGCGGCGGGGAGTTCCTGCAGCGGGACTTCTCCGAGACCTACGAGCGCTACCACGTCGAGAGCCTGCAGAACATGACCAAGCAGGAGCTGGTGCGGGAGTACCTGGAGCTGGAGAAGTGCATGTCCCGGCTGGAGGACGAGAACAACGTGCTGCGGCTCCGCGCCGCCAAGGGCCTGGACGTGCCCGCCGAGAGCCCGGCCCCCGAGCCGGCCCCGGCCCCCGCGGACCCCCGGctgcaggagctgcaggagctgcaggGCGAGCTGGAGCGGCTGCGGGCGCAGAACAGCGAGCTCCGCCTGCAGAACGAGCGCTGGAGCCGGGAGCGGGGCCCCGGGGCCTCGCCGGGCGAGTGAGCGAGCACTGCCGGGCCCTGGCGGCCCCTCGGCCCCGGGCCGGCCCGGCGGGGCTGCTGGCCCTTCCCGAACTGGACTGCGGGGCGCTGGCTCCGGACTTCATCAGCAAGGAATGTACATATTTTAAGTCGGCTTGAAGCTTTTTACAGATAACGTggtaaaatgttttcctttttatcttttagttttcttttcccCCTCCTGGTGTTAAAACTGAACCCTCCTCTGGTCTGTACTGGTCGGACTCGACTACATCTGACAGCTGTTGAAAAGCCGCCTGTCCTTTCCTCTTCAGtttgtaaatatataaatatacacgatatgtgcttttgtgtttttattttttccgaCTGTTTTGTTCTTGAAGCGCTAGCCGCATCTCATGAATAAACATCCCCTTTCAAACTGGGgttatcattttgttttaatagacTAGTGGCTGCTTCAGACCTCCCTGTCCAGCTGCTCAGTTCTGGAACAGCCTGAAGTTTCAAGTGGATGAACTGAAAGACAAATAGAGACCTGACAGCTAAGCCTGACATAACCGCTTCAATAATATCTCTTTGATTTAGATGACTAGGCAGCTTTAATCCCGTATGGTTGTGTTAT containing:
- the hexim1 gene encoding protein HEXIM1; translation: MSEPADPDSQRGPQSPGAPAGGSPEPPGQLAACEGGGAQAGARGRCGAGGPAQNGAAEEPGQARGSPEACPGEGGPAAQGRGGGGGALDPGCPGGGLPAIPEARLGKKKHRRRPSKKKRRWKPYFKLSWEEKKELDERETARASRVRAEMFAKGLPVAPYNTTQFLMDEHDLGEPDLNTELCGRRLGAAGRPEDTASEEDFPEPEDEEEGSGGGSDGMGRPGDGGGEFLQRDFSETYERYHVESLQNMTKQELVREYLELEKCMSRLEDENNVLRLRAAKGLDVPAESPAPEPAPAPADPRLQELQELQGELERLRAQNSELRLQNERWSRERGPGASPGE